The genomic window CATTGAATGTCAAAGGGCTTCCAGGAAAATAAATTTTGATCATCCACTCTGTGGCAGATGTATTATTGCCTGTCCATGGACTCAAAAATATATCGGGATAGAATAAAAACGTAGGAACTATTTTCATTACCTGTGGTAAGGTTTCAATAAAATAGTATTTCTGCTATATCTTTATAAGGAGGAACGCTATATAGTATGTATCCATACGAACAGTATCTGTTCTGGAGGATTTAAACTATGGAAGAAACAGAACCAACAAGAATGCCTTTGATAGGCGATGAAGCACCAAGTTTTAAAGCAACAACCACCCAGGGAGAAATTAATTTCCCGCAGGATTACAAGGGTAAATGGGTAGTCCTGTTCAGCCATCCTGCAGATTTTACACCGGTCTGTACCACTGAATTCATGACCTTTGCTACAATGGAAGATGAATTCAGGGAACTGAATACCGAACTCATCGGACTTTCTATTGATGGTATCCATGCGCACATTGCCTGGCTTAGGACCATTAAAGAGAAAATAGAATATAAGGGAATGAAAGATGTAGAGGTCAATTTCCCTGTAATTGCGGATATCAAAATGGAAGTAGCTAAGAAATTCGGTATGGTTCAGCCCGGCGCATCAGATACTCAAGCTGTACGTGCAGTATTCATCATCGACCCGAAGAACAAGGTACGTGCAATTCTCTATTATCCGCTCGGTAACGGACGGAATATGGATGAAGTCAAGAGACTTGTCATTGCCATGCAGAAATCCGATTCCGAACAGATTGCCACTCCTGCAAACTGGCAACCTGGTGATGACGTGATCATCCCGCCACCAGGTTCATGTGGTATGGCAAAGGAAAGAATCGAGACCAAAGAAGATGATACGTATTGTCTTGACTGGTTCATTTGCTTTAAAAAGGATAAGAAGTAAGCAGGTCTTTTTACCTGCTTTTTTATCTAGTGAAATAACTTCCCTTTAAAGAATAGATATACTTTTTCATGTTCCACGAAAACAATTGTTGGGTATATCTACAATACCTACAGTGCTTTAAAAACCAAAACGATTATTAATATTTTTATATACTAATAATATCAATGCAAATTGCCGCTCCCTTCTTCACTAATACACGTGGACTCGCTCCAATAGTGGGTACTATACTGATGATTGGCCTTGTAATAGTATTGTCTGCAGTAACATGCAAC from Methanohalophilus halophilus includes these protein-coding regions:
- a CDS encoding peroxiredoxin — protein: MEETEPTRMPLIGDEAPSFKATTTQGEINFPQDYKGKWVVLFSHPADFTPVCTTEFMTFATMEDEFRELNTELIGLSIDGIHAHIAWLRTIKEKIEYKGMKDVEVNFPVIADIKMEVAKKFGMVQPGASDTQAVRAVFIIDPKNKVRAILYYPLGNGRNMDEVKRLVIAMQKSDSEQIATPANWQPGDDVIIPPPGSCGMAKERIETKEDDTYCLDWFICFKKDKK
- a CDS encoding archaellin/type IV pilin N-terminal domain-containing protein — its product is MQIAAPFFTNTRGLAPIVGTILMIGLVIVLSAVTCNL